A single genomic interval of Cupriavidus necator harbors:
- a CDS encoding putative quinol monooxygenase: MNQSIAFIVHLPGKPERRAELESRLLDVLEQMSKEPDFINTYLHRSLEDPDTLVLYENWACSEQHFRDHHLKASYRREYEAVLADLLKAPRTPEFLTPAMSRLVPACRPDLHA, from the coding sequence ATGAACCAATCCATTGCCTTTATCGTCCATCTGCCGGGCAAGCCCGAGCGGCGCGCTGAGCTAGAGTCGAGACTGCTTGATGTCCTCGAGCAGATGTCGAAGGAGCCGGACTTTATCAACACGTATCTGCACCGCTCGCTCGAAGATCCTGACACCCTGGTTCTCTATGAGAACTGGGCCTGCAGCGAGCAGCATTTCAGGGACCACCACCTGAAAGCGTCCTACCGGCGCGAATACGAGGCGGTGCTGGCCGATCTGCTGAAAGCACCACGCACGCCGGAGTTTCTAACGCCGGCGATGTCTCGCCTTGTGCCAGCGTGCCGGCCGGATCTTCACGCTTGA
- a CDS encoding LysR family transcriptional regulator, with translation MLSEDELALLEAIREAGSLSRAAARLGKAPSTVSHAARQLEQRFDALLFDRRGYRLQLTRAGELLTEEAARLAQDVARVTQRVRQVANGWEDRLWIVTDELMEFETLMPVMHAFDAQESGVALRVTHEVLAGTWEALRDGRADLVIGATNEPPAIPNLGWFELGVIEWVFAVSPRHPLAAAREPLTREEIARHRAVVVADSSRLTGGRAYGMVGGQRLLAVPSVRAKTLAQRDGLGIGWLPRHRVGSLLQRGELIEKRTADPREPNLLYVGWRGDHEGRALQWWLEQLRRPRLARLLVRGVDAYA, from the coding sequence ATGTTGTCGGAGGACGAATTGGCCCTGCTGGAGGCCATCCGGGAGGCCGGCAGCCTGTCGCGCGCGGCGGCCAGGCTGGGCAAGGCGCCGTCCACGGTGTCGCACGCCGCGCGGCAGCTGGAGCAGCGCTTTGATGCACTCTTGTTCGACCGCCGCGGCTACCGCCTGCAGCTGACGCGCGCCGGCGAATTGCTCACCGAAGAAGCCGCCCGGCTTGCGCAGGATGTCGCGCGCGTCACACAGCGCGTGCGGCAGGTCGCCAATGGCTGGGAAGACCGGTTGTGGATCGTGACCGACGAGCTGATGGAATTCGAGACGCTGATGCCCGTCATGCATGCGTTCGACGCGCAGGAATCCGGCGTGGCGCTGCGCGTCACACACGAAGTGCTGGCCGGCACCTGGGAAGCGCTGCGGGATGGCCGCGCCGATCTGGTCATCGGTGCCACCAACGAGCCGCCCGCCATCCCCAACCTGGGGTGGTTCGAGCTGGGCGTGATCGAATGGGTGTTTGCGGTCTCGCCCCGGCATCCGCTGGCGGCCGCGCGCGAACCATTGACACGTGAGGAGATCGCCCGCCATCGTGCCGTGGTGGTGGCAGATTCATCACGCCTCACGGGCGGCCGCGCTTACGGCATGGTGGGTGGTCAGCGCTTGCTGGCCGTGCCGAGCGTGCGAGCCAAGACCCTGGCGCAGCGCGATGGCCTGGGGATCGGCTGGCTGCCCAGGCACCGGGTCGGCTCGCTGCTGCAGCGCGGCGAACTGATAGAGAAGCGCACCGCCGACCCGCGCGAGCCCAACCTGCTCTACGTGGGCTGGCGCGGCGATCACGAAGGCCGCGCGCTGCAATGGTGGCTGGAGCAGTTGCGACGGCCTCGGCTGGCCAGGCTGCTGGTGCGGGGCGTCGACGCCTACGCGTAG
- a CDS encoding MarR family winged helix-turn-helix transcriptional regulator, producing MEHRLVYLLNVGQRRLQRWSQARTAAGGVTSAQAGLLFFLGSNDGALTSEAAAALDLGAPGMSGLADRTERAGLIERRPDENDGRASRLWLTEAGRLARQRSKASMKALNTRLTEGFTAAEIDVVARWLTSLQTKFPAADEGEV from the coding sequence ATGGAACATCGCCTCGTCTACCTGTTGAACGTGGGTCAGCGGCGCCTGCAGCGGTGGTCACAAGCGCGCACTGCCGCGGGTGGCGTGACATCAGCCCAGGCCGGACTGCTTTTCTTCCTGGGCAGCAACGATGGCGCGCTGACGAGCGAGGCTGCCGCGGCGCTGGACCTGGGCGCGCCCGGGATGAGCGGCCTGGCCGACCGGACCGAAAGGGCCGGCCTGATCGAGCGCCGGCCGGACGAGAACGATGGCCGTGCCTCGCGCCTGTGGCTGACGGAGGCAGGGCGCCTGGCGCGCCAGCGTTCCAAGGCGAGCATGAAGGCATTGAATACCAGGCTCACCGAAGGTTTCACCGCCGCCGAGATCGACGTGGTGGCGCGCTGGCTGACCAGCCTCCAGACAAAGTTTCCGGCCGCGGACGAGGGCGAGGTGTAG
- a CDS encoding enoyl-CoA hydratase, whose product MTPEIRIDLTGGVLTMTLARPDKMNALTNEMYGALADTIEQAQQDRAIRVLLLQGDGDSFTAGNDLGEFAAIASGNGPSERHVHRFLRALANSTVPIVAAVNGKAVGVGTTMLLHCDYVVLGQDAQLITPFVNLALVPEAASSYLLPLRIGHVRAFEMFALGEPLDAQTALAWGIANKVCANDQLRTDARRMAEKIAARPAGSLSAMKQLMRNAEKLVSQMNSESARFEERLASAEAREAFSAFAEKRKPDFTRVAAQ is encoded by the coding sequence ATGACCCCCGAAATCCGCATTGACCTCACCGGCGGCGTGCTGACCATGACGCTTGCGCGGCCGGACAAGATGAACGCCTTGACGAACGAGATGTACGGCGCACTTGCCGACACCATCGAGCAGGCACAGCAGGACCGGGCTATCCGGGTATTGCTGCTGCAGGGGGACGGGGACAGCTTTACGGCCGGCAATGATCTCGGCGAATTCGCGGCGATCGCGTCGGGAAATGGCCCCAGCGAACGTCACGTGCATCGCTTCCTGCGCGCCCTTGCCAATTCGACCGTACCGATTGTCGCCGCGGTCAATGGCAAGGCCGTCGGCGTCGGGACCACCATGCTGCTGCATTGTGATTACGTGGTGCTCGGCCAGGACGCGCAACTGATCACGCCTTTCGTCAATCTCGCCTTGGTTCCCGAAGCGGCTTCGAGTTACCTGCTGCCGCTGCGGATCGGGCACGTCAGGGCTTTCGAGATGTTCGCGCTGGGCGAGCCGCTTGACGCGCAAACGGCCTTGGCATGGGGCATCGCGAACAAGGTTTGCGCCAATGACCAGCTGCGCACGGATGCGCGCCGGATGGCCGAGAAGATTGCCGCCAGGCCGGCCGGCTCCCTGAGCGCAATGAAACAGCTCATGCGCAATGCGGAAAAACTGGTTTCGCAGATGAACAGCGAAAGCGCCAGGTTCGAGGAGCGGCTGGCCAGTGCGGAAGCCCGGGAAGCATTCTCGGCCTTCGCCGAAAAGCGCAAACCAGACTTCACCAGGGTTGCCGCGCAGTGA
- a CDS encoding alpha/beta fold hydrolase, with protein sequence MKTLNTFIRTAALVATVSSLAAAASTAAAAPAADTRATTVVFVHGAFADGSAWDKVIALLQSKGLHVVSVQNPLSSLADDVAATRRALDKQAGPVVLVGHSWGGVVISEIGQHERVKALVYVAAFAPSENQSVADLAKDYPKPEGSSFIVADKDGFLTLTPEGMSKHFAQDVPAAQTRIMAATQGPVSGKSFEDKVTVAAWRTRPSWYILSEQDHMIQPALQKAMAQKISARIVTLPTSHVPQLSRPKQVADAIYAAAVYQPKPDVHPPTTRR encoded by the coding sequence ATGAAGACATTGAATACGTTCATCAGGACTGCGGCGCTTGTTGCCACCGTCAGCAGCCTTGCAGCCGCTGCGAGCACAGCCGCCGCCGCACCGGCTGCTGACACCCGCGCTACCACGGTGGTGTTTGTGCACGGCGCCTTTGCCGACGGATCGGCCTGGGACAAGGTCATTGCCCTGCTCCAGTCCAAGGGGCTTCATGTTGTATCGGTCCAGAACCCGCTGTCTTCCCTGGCCGACGACGTGGCAGCCACGCGCCGCGCGCTCGACAAGCAGGCCGGACCGGTCGTGCTGGTGGGGCATTCCTGGGGCGGTGTGGTGATCTCTGAAATCGGACAGCATGAGCGCGTCAAGGCCCTGGTCTATGTCGCGGCGTTTGCACCTTCGGAAAACCAGTCGGTGGCGGACCTGGCCAAGGATTACCCAAAGCCCGAGGGATCCAGCTTCATCGTCGCTGACAAGGACGGTTTCCTGACGCTGACGCCCGAGGGGATGTCCAAACACTTCGCCCAGGACGTGCCGGCGGCCCAGACCCGGATCATGGCGGCGACACAGGGACCCGTCAGCGGCAAGAGCTTCGAGGACAAGGTCACGGTTGCCGCATGGCGGACCAGGCCGTCCTGGTACATCCTCAGCGAGCAGGATCACATGATCCAGCCCGCCTTGCAGAAAGCGATGGCACAGAAGATCTCCGCCCGCATCGTGACACTGCCGACGAGCCACGTACCGCAGCTGTCAAGGCCGAAGCAGGTTGCGGATGCCATCTACGCCGCCGCGGTGTATCAACCGAAACCCGACGTGCACCCGCCAACGACACGCCGCTGA
- a CDS encoding winged helix-turn-helix transcriptional regulator has product MQKKPLGETPCPIARTAARVADSWSVLILREAFYGVTRFDEFQQNLAIAPNMLTRRLNSLVEEGMLERRQYCDRPPRSEYILTERGRDFRQVLLAMLAWGNKHLAPEGESVQLTNRRTGVRVEPVLVDPANGRPVTDADYHLAPGPAASDRVRQRLSRSAEA; this is encoded by the coding sequence ATGCAGAAGAAGCCACTTGGCGAAACGCCGTGTCCGATCGCTCGCACCGCGGCCCGCGTCGCCGACAGCTGGAGCGTATTGATCCTGCGCGAAGCCTTTTACGGCGTGACCCGGTTCGACGAGTTCCAGCAAAACCTGGCTATCGCGCCCAATATGCTCACGCGTCGCCTGAACTCGCTTGTCGAAGAAGGCATGCTTGAGCGTCGCCAGTACTGCGACCGCCCGCCCCGCTCCGAGTACATCCTGACCGAGCGCGGGCGCGATTTCCGCCAGGTGCTGCTGGCGATGCTGGCCTGGGGCAACAAGCATCTCGCGCCTGAAGGTGAAAGCGTGCAGTTGACGAACCGGCGCACCGGCGTGCGCGTGGAGCCTGTGCTGGTCGACCCCGCCAACGGGCGCCCGGTCACCGATGCCGACTATCACCTTGCACCCGGCCCCGCCGCCAGTGACCGCGTGCGCCAGCGGCTGTCGCGCTCGGCGGAAGCCTGA
- a CDS encoding SDR family oxidoreductase, producing the protein MNRFEGKTVLITGGNSGIGLAAAQAFAQEGARVVITGRDAAALEGARATLGNEAIAIRNETGTVQAARDLARQLTDAGIRLDAVFINAGIAKFAAVADVDEALWDATFNANVKGAYFQIQALLPLLNRGTSIVLNGSINARIGMPMSSVYAASKAALISLARTLSGELVSSGIRVNVVSPGPVTTPLYGKLGLEADTLSATAAQIQSRIPLGRFGLPAEIASTVLHLSAPESAFIVGTEIIADGGMSQL; encoded by the coding sequence ATGAATCGCTTCGAAGGCAAGACCGTTCTGATCACTGGCGGCAACAGCGGCATCGGCCTGGCGGCTGCCCAGGCATTCGCCCAGGAAGGCGCCCGCGTGGTCATCACCGGCCGCGACGCAGCGGCACTGGAGGGCGCCCGCGCCACGCTCGGCAACGAGGCCATCGCCATCCGCAACGAAACCGGCACCGTGCAGGCCGCGCGTGACCTGGCTCGCCAGCTGACCGACGCAGGCATCCGCCTGGACGCCGTCTTCATCAACGCCGGCATTGCCAAGTTTGCCGCCGTTGCCGATGTGGACGAGGCACTGTGGGACGCCACCTTCAACGCCAACGTGAAGGGCGCGTACTTCCAGATCCAGGCGCTGCTGCCGCTGCTGAACCGGGGCACGTCGATCGTGCTGAACGGCTCGATCAATGCGCGCATCGGCATGCCGATGTCTTCCGTGTATGCCGCCAGCAAGGCAGCACTGATCTCGCTTGCCAGGACCCTGTCGGGTGAGCTGGTCAGCTCGGGCATCCGGGTAAATGTGGTCAGCCCCGGGCCGGTGACGACGCCGCTGTACGGCAAGCTGGGCCTGGAAGCCGACACCCTGTCGGCCACTGCCGCGCAGATCCAGAGCCGGATTCCGCTGGGCCGCTTCGGCCTGCCGGCGGAGATTGCGTCGACGGTGCTGCATCTGTCGGCGCCCGAATCGGCCTTCATCGTCGGTACGGAAATCATCGCCGACGGCGGCATGAGCCAACTGTAA
- a CDS encoding MaoC family dehydratase produces MNIQYIEDLAAGQRYGSGRLTVAPERIKAFAAEFDPQPFHLDEAAARDTLFRGLAASGWHTAALTMRLLVDGEFRPAGGIVGAGFEELRWPRPVRPGDELHIESEILEVRISKSRPDQGVVKVRTTTFNQADEPVQVFTGNLIVQCRPAAAAQAEAS; encoded by the coding sequence ATGAACATTCAATACATCGAGGATCTCGCGGCGGGCCAACGATACGGTTCGGGGCGGCTGACCGTCGCGCCTGAACGGATCAAGGCCTTTGCTGCCGAGTTCGACCCGCAGCCCTTCCATCTCGATGAAGCCGCCGCCCGCGACACACTGTTTCGTGGACTGGCTGCGAGCGGTTGGCATACCGCTGCGCTGACGATGCGCCTGCTGGTCGACGGCGAATTCCGGCCCGCGGGCGGCATCGTCGGCGCGGGCTTCGAGGAGCTGCGCTGGCCAAGGCCGGTTCGCCCTGGCGATGAACTGCATATCGAGAGCGAGATACTTGAAGTGCGGATTTCGAAATCGCGCCCCGACCAGGGCGTGGTGAAGGTGCGTACCACAACCTTCAACCAGGCCGACGAGCCAGTGCAGGTTTTCACCGGCAACCTGATCGTCCAGTGCCGCCCCGCAGCCGCCGCGCAGGCAGAGGCGTCATGA
- a CDS encoding thiolase family protein — MHARDVVLCQPVRTAIGAYNGSLKAVPAVDLGAAAIRATVARAGIDPGEVGSVVFGNVIQAGNRMNPARQAAIGAGLPVSVPAMTVNRVCGSGAQAIATAADEVRLGYVDIAIAGGMENMDRAPYLMPSGRWGQRMGDSVLYDSMLHDGLFDAFSGEHSGWHTEDLVARYALTREAQDRWAERSQRNFALAQANGRFTGQIAGVATKGKGGTAMFEVDEANRPDTSLDTLGRLKPAFRPDGTITAGNAPGLNSGAAAMIIAERALAEARGLQPLGRLAAYGVGAVEPGMFGLGPVPAVRQALQRAGWELGDIERIEINEAFAAVPLAVAVELGLPHDIINVDGGAIAHGHPIGATGAVLTTRLLHAMRADGIRRGIVTLCIGGGQGIALALETLA; from the coding sequence ATGCATGCAAGAGATGTCGTGCTGTGCCAGCCGGTGCGCACCGCCATTGGCGCCTACAACGGCTCACTGAAGGCCGTTCCGGCGGTTGATCTCGGCGCCGCAGCGATACGGGCAACCGTGGCACGGGCGGGAATCGATCCAGGCGAGGTCGGCAGCGTGGTGTTCGGAAATGTGATCCAGGCCGGCAACCGCATGAACCCGGCCCGGCAGGCTGCCATTGGGGCAGGGCTGCCGGTTTCGGTTCCGGCGATGACCGTCAACCGCGTTTGCGGCTCGGGGGCCCAGGCCATCGCCACGGCAGCGGACGAGGTACGGCTCGGCTATGTAGATATCGCCATCGCCGGCGGCATGGAAAACATGGATCGCGCGCCATACCTGATGCCGTCCGGCCGCTGGGGTCAACGCATGGGCGATTCCGTCCTGTACGACAGCATGCTGCACGACGGCCTGTTTGACGCCTTCTCCGGTGAGCACTCCGGATGGCATACCGAGGACCTTGTCGCCCGCTACGCGCTGACCCGCGAGGCCCAAGACCGCTGGGCCGAGCGTTCGCAGCGGAATTTCGCGCTGGCGCAGGCGAACGGGCGATTCACCGGCCAGATTGCCGGGGTGGCGACCAAAGGGAAGGGCGGTACGGCCATGTTCGAAGTGGACGAAGCCAACCGCCCTGATACCAGCCTCGATACGCTCGGCCGGCTCAAGCCGGCGTTTCGCCCGGACGGCACGATTACCGCCGGCAATGCGCCCGGGCTCAACAGCGGCGCAGCGGCCATGATCATTGCCGAACGTGCGCTGGCTGAAGCCAGGGGGCTGCAGCCGTTGGGACGATTGGCCGCTTACGGTGTCGGGGCCGTGGAGCCCGGCATGTTCGGGCTGGGCCCGGTCCCGGCGGTGCGGCAGGCGCTGCAACGCGCCGGCTGGGAGCTGGGCGACATTGAACGCATCGAGATCAATGAAGCATTTGCCGCGGTGCCGCTGGCTGTCGCGGTGGAGCTCGGATTGCCGCACGACATCATCAACGTCGACGGTGGCGCCATTGCCCACGGCCATCCGATCGGTGCGACCGGCGCGGTGCTGACGACGCGGCTGCTGCATGCCATGCGCGCCGACGGCATACGGCGCGGCATCGTCACGCTGTGCATCGGCGGCGGACAAGGGATTGCGCTGGCGCTCGAGACGCTGGCCTGA
- a CDS encoding MAPEG family protein, translating to MNIIALACTTVLGLLLFSLGLATSVQRSRIGVLSGYPSEPDQLLARLIRAHGNTTEYAPFLAVLFLYLGTQHPPGWAVWCMAGATACRVLLVVALLAWPSMSRPNPARAVGALGTYAFGTALCVAALTV from the coding sequence ATGAACATCATTGCGCTGGCCTGCACCACTGTCCTCGGTCTGCTTCTGTTCTCGCTCGGACTCGCCACCTCGGTGCAGCGGTCCAGGATCGGCGTGCTGAGCGGCTACCCATCCGAGCCCGATCAACTGCTGGCACGGCTGATTCGCGCTCACGGCAACACCACCGAGTACGCGCCGTTCCTTGCGGTGCTCTTCCTGTACCTCGGAACTCAGCATCCGCCTGGCTGGGCGGTCTGGTGCATGGCAGGTGCAACTGCCTGTCGCGTGCTCCTGGTGGTTGCACTGCTTGCCTGGCCCTCCATGTCCAGGCCGAATCCGGCCCGCGCCGTTGGTGCCCTGGGAACGTATGCCTTCGGGACAGCCCTTTGCGTGGCCGCCCTCACCGTCTGA
- a CDS encoding GlxA family transcriptional regulator, with translation MNQIGLVLFPGFQMLDLAAVSVFEMANLEVRVPAYEIHVVSERGGAVKSSMGTAIQTTAMDPLAFDTLMVGGATSVPAPSPRLLRLLGHALEPTRRMASICTGAFILAEAGILDGRRATTHWHHASTLRQRFPAVRVEDDRIFVRDGTVWTSAGMTACIDLALALVEQDLGTDVSRAVAKKLVVHHRRAGGQSQFSMLSELESRSERIQAALTYARNHLHQDLSVELLASAANMSPRHFSREFRQSTGQSPARAVERLRADTARLLVEAGTLTIERIASKTGFSDPERMRRAFLRIFGEPPQSLKRAARARRSEEPAAV, from the coding sequence ATGAACCAAATCGGCCTCGTGCTCTTCCCCGGCTTTCAGATGCTCGATTTGGCGGCGGTGTCGGTCTTCGAGATGGCTAACCTCGAAGTGCGGGTCCCGGCCTACGAAATCCATGTCGTCTCGGAACGCGGCGGGGCCGTGAAGAGTTCAATGGGCACGGCGATCCAGACCACCGCGATGGATCCGCTGGCTTTTGACACGCTGATGGTTGGGGGCGCTACCTCGGTGCCGGCGCCATCGCCCAGGCTGCTGCGCCTGCTAGGCCATGCACTCGAGCCGACCAGGCGCATGGCCAGCATCTGCACGGGGGCGTTCATCCTCGCCGAGGCCGGCATCCTGGACGGCCGGCGGGCTACTACGCATTGGCACCATGCCAGTACGCTGCGGCAGCGCTTTCCTGCGGTGCGCGTCGAAGACGACCGCATCTTTGTCCGGGACGGAACGGTGTGGACATCGGCCGGCATGACGGCATGCATCGACCTTGCGCTGGCACTGGTAGAGCAAGACCTGGGGACCGACGTGTCGCGCGCAGTCGCGAAGAAGCTCGTGGTTCATCACCGCCGTGCCGGGGGGCAGTCCCAGTTCTCGATGTTGTCGGAACTGGAATCGAGGTCAGAGCGCATACAAGCGGCATTGACCTACGCCAGGAATCATCTGCACCAGGATCTGTCGGTGGAGCTGCTCGCCAGCGCCGCCAACATGAGCCCGCGGCATTTCAGCCGCGAGTTCCGGCAGAGCACGGGCCAGTCCCCGGCACGTGCCGTCGAGCGCTTGCGCGCCGACACGGCCCGCCTGCTCGTGGAAGCCGGCACGCTGACGATCGAGCGCATCGCCAGCAAGACCGGCTTCTCCGACCCGGAGCGCATGCGCCGGGCGTTCTTGCGGATTTTCGGCGAGCCGCCGCAATCCCTCAAGCGTGCCGCCCGTGCGCGGCGCAGCGAAGAGCCGGCCGCCGTGTGA
- a CDS encoding 2-dehydropantoate 2-reductase produces MKILVLGAGGMGGYYGARLIEAGADVTFMLRPGRARALERVGLAVRSELGDFHRPVKMVLAGQVGAQFDVVLLACKAYDLADAIRAISPAVGRDTAVLPLLNGLDAYDRLDQCFGRQRVLGGVAYIATTLAADGTVVHAGRMDRLVVGPRAAQGSALAADFHALVSRAAGTRELSGAIGQELWNKWAMIAAGAVMTCLMRGTVADIMKTQDGRRLMLDAIAECRTVAQLYGHAIPEPVVAAMQARLLDEASTWAASMMRDIARGAPRIEADAIVGDLIKRAAGYGHELPLSRAAYCHLQVYERQRAAHQTAG; encoded by the coding sequence ATGAAGATTCTTGTACTCGGTGCCGGGGGCATGGGCGGCTACTATGGCGCGCGCCTGATCGAGGCAGGCGCGGATGTCACCTTCATGTTGCGGCCCGGCCGCGCGCGGGCGCTGGAACGGGTTGGCCTGGCCGTGCGTAGCGAACTTGGCGACTTCCACCGCCCGGTAAAGATGGTCCTGGCCGGTCAGGTCGGCGCGCAGTTCGACGTGGTACTGCTGGCATGCAAGGCCTACGACCTTGCCGACGCGATCCGGGCCATCAGCCCGGCCGTTGGCCGGGACACTGCGGTATTGCCTCTGCTCAACGGCCTTGACGCCTATGACCGGCTCGACCAGTGCTTTGGCAGGCAACGCGTGCTGGGTGGAGTCGCATACATAGCGACAACGCTGGCGGCGGATGGAACCGTCGTGCACGCCGGCCGCATGGACCGGCTGGTAGTCGGCCCGCGCGCCGCGCAGGGGTCGGCATTGGCCGCGGATTTCCATGCGCTGGTGTCCAGGGCGGCCGGTACGCGTGAGCTATCGGGCGCCATCGGGCAGGAGCTGTGGAACAAGTGGGCCATGATTGCCGCCGGCGCAGTGATGACATGCCTGATGCGCGGGACCGTGGCGGACATCATGAAGACCCAGGATGGCCGTCGCCTGATGCTTGACGCGATTGCGGAGTGCCGCACGGTGGCGCAACTGTACGGCCATGCCATCCCTGAACCCGTTGTCGCTGCCATGCAGGCCCGACTGCTGGACGAAGCATCGACCTGGGCTGCCTCGATGATGCGGGATATAGCGCGGGGCGCCCCACGCATAGAAGCCGACGCCATCGTCGGCGATCTCATCAAGCGCGCAGCCGGGTACGGGCATGAGCTTCCGTTGAGCCGTGCGGCATATTGCCACCTGCAGGTCTATGAGCGCCAGCGCGCTGCGCACCAGACGGCTGGCTGA
- a CDS encoding epoxide hydrolase family protein: protein MKLHATRTAPAIATIALCLAQLALPSHAQASPAAEGGAIPQRAATEDASIRPFHASFPQAALADLRQRIAATRWPDRETVSDQSQGVQLAKIQELVRYWGNDYDWFKAEQKLNAYPQFVTRIDGLDIHFLHVRSRHPNALPLVITHGWPGSVFELLKVIGPLTDPTAYGGRAEDAFDVVIPSMPGYGFSGKPVGTGWGPDRIAGAWDVLMKRLGYTRYVSQGGDWGSVVAHAQGRQAPQGLLGIHVNMPATVPADVARALKNGEAAPAGLSAAERSAFESMNKLYTLGGGYAAMMVTRPQTVGYGLADSPAGQAAWIYDKFAAWTFSGGNPERSLTRDEMLDDITLYWLTNSATSSAQLYWENNTNNFNAAEQMTAQIKVPVGVTVFPGELYQAPRSWAERAYPRLTYFNKVDKGGHFAAWEEPQLFAQELRAAFRSLR from the coding sequence ATGAAACTCCACGCAACACGCACGGCACCTGCCATCGCCACGATCGCTTTATGCCTGGCTCAATTGGCCTTGCCAAGCCACGCCCAGGCATCGCCGGCCGCCGAAGGCGGCGCAATCCCGCAACGCGCGGCGACCGAGGACGCATCCATTCGCCCCTTCCACGCCAGCTTCCCGCAAGCGGCACTGGCCGACCTGCGCCAGCGCATCGCCGCCACGCGCTGGCCAGACCGCGAGACGGTATCCGATCAATCGCAGGGCGTGCAGCTGGCGAAGATCCAGGAGCTGGTGCGCTATTGGGGCAACGACTACGACTGGTTCAAGGCAGAGCAAAAGCTGAACGCCTACCCCCAGTTCGTCACCAGGATCGACGGGCTCGACATCCACTTCCTGCATGTGCGATCGCGCCATCCCAATGCGCTGCCGCTCGTCATCACCCACGGCTGGCCGGGCTCGGTCTTTGAACTGCTGAAGGTGATTGGCCCGCTCACCGATCCCACCGCCTACGGCGGCCGTGCCGAGGACGCCTTCGATGTGGTGATTCCGTCGATGCCCGGCTACGGCTTCTCCGGCAAACCCGTCGGGACCGGCTGGGGTCCCGACCGCATTGCAGGTGCGTGGGATGTGTTGATGAAGCGGCTGGGCTACACACGTTATGTGTCACAGGGCGGCGACTGGGGCTCGGTCGTGGCGCATGCGCAGGGCCGCCAGGCACCACAGGGCTTGCTCGGCATTCACGTCAATATGCCCGCCACCGTGCCAGCGGACGTCGCCCGGGCGCTGAAGAACGGCGAAGCAGCGCCGGCCGGCCTGTCCGCCGCCGAAAGGTCAGCCTTCGAGTCGATGAACAAGTTGTATACGCTGGGCGGCGGCTATGCCGCGATGATGGTGACCCGCCCGCAGACCGTGGGCTATGGCCTGGCGGATTCCCCCGCAGGGCAGGCGGCATGGATCTATGACAAGTTTGCCGCCTGGACCTTCAGCGGTGGCAACCCCGAGCGCTCGCTGACCAGGGACGAGATGCTCGACGACATCACGCTCTACTGGCTCACCAACAGCGCCACGTCGTCAGCACAGCTATATTGGGAAAACAACACCAACAACTTCAACGCCGCCGAGCAGATGACCGCACAGATCAAGGTGCCTGTAGGCGTGACGGTATTTCCCGGCGAGCTCTATCAAGCCCCGCGCAGCTGGGCCGAGCGCGCCTACCCCCGGCTGACCTACTTCAACAAGGTCGACAAGGGGGGGCACTTCGCGGCATGGGAAGAGCCGCAGCTGTTCGCTCAAGAGTTGCGCGCAGCGTTCAGGTCGTTGCGCTGA